In a single window of the Roseiconus lacunae genome:
- a CDS encoding FAD-dependent oxidoreductase, translating into MMCFPQTYGGWFSRTVAAIAAVTLFASGQLRQSDAAEVFVECESFDSLGGWKLDTQFIQQMGSPYLLAHGLGKPVDDAVKQVEVSESGTYRVWVRTFDWVARWDAEGSPGKFALSIGGENLETTFGTEGKQWGWQDGGTVKLSRGETEFRLHDLTGFNGRCDCIYLTTELEATPPPTDGVLTDWRRKQLNLPAEPFERGPYDLVVVGGGYAGMASAISAARMGCRVALVQDRGVLGGNGSSEVRVWAMGNIRRGKFPRIGEIVEEFSDKATKSPGRYEEFGDDLKERVVRAEPQIDLWLHHHAFDAVVQDNKIVSVDALNTKTGQVVRMLGDRFADCTGHGWLGQFVGADSDMAPGGRMGMSNMWRWDEVDQPTEFPETPWALDLKMEDFPYPRDHHGQWFWESGFDKDAIGDAEGIRDWNLRAVFGAFNAMKNRDGASDHKNAVLTWVAYVGGPRESNRLLGDVILEQDDIVAKREFPDGCVPSTWSIDLHYPKEEFADKYPDNPFISKAVHDRRVDRMYGYPVPYRCFYSRNIDNLFMAGRNVSVTHEALGTVRVMKTCGMMGEVVGKAASICAANDCSPREVYEDHLPELLKMLDLPGKARRSTPSAPITIDPGALPRASKFGPPSGLDPAKLDGMIVDDRDAELQGDWKDGSSGRRYVGYGYRYAGNGSGATATFTFVAKDNGTYRFGLRTAPFDNRSTSAPVKLQHNDVETNHLVNYQGSEDGEFVLVTTLELEKGDTVKLIQLTDGVKGLVHLDAAQMLKQ; encoded by the coding sequence ATGATGTGTTTTCCTCAAACTTACGGTGGTTGGTTCTCCCGGACGGTCGCCGCTATCGCCGCCGTGACGTTGTTTGCGTCCGGGCAACTTCGCCAATCTGACGCGGCAGAAGTGTTCGTCGAATGCGAAAGTTTCGATTCGTTGGGAGGTTGGAAGCTGGACACCCAGTTTATCCAACAGATGGGTTCGCCATACTTGCTCGCCCATGGACTCGGCAAACCCGTCGACGATGCGGTCAAACAGGTCGAAGTCTCAGAATCTGGGACGTATCGGGTTTGGGTTCGCACGTTTGATTGGGTCGCCCGCTGGGACGCCGAAGGTTCCCCGGGAAAGTTCGCGTTGTCGATCGGCGGCGAGAACCTTGAAACGACGTTTGGCACCGAAGGCAAACAATGGGGCTGGCAGGACGGCGGCACCGTGAAGCTCAGTCGCGGCGAGACTGAATTTCGCTTGCACGACCTCACCGGGTTTAACGGGCGATGCGATTGCATCTATTTGACCACCGAACTCGAAGCAACGCCCCCGCCAACCGATGGCGTGCTAACGGATTGGCGTCGTAAACAACTGAACTTGCCCGCCGAACCGTTCGAGCGTGGGCCGTATGACCTTGTCGTTGTCGGCGGCGGCTACGCGGGAATGGCCTCGGCAATCAGCGCCGCGCGGATGGGGTGCCGGGTTGCCTTGGTTCAAGATCGTGGTGTTCTGGGGGGCAATGGTTCGAGCGAAGTCCGCGTGTGGGCAATGGGCAACATTCGCCGTGGAAAGTTCCCTCGCATTGGCGAGATCGTCGAAGAGTTTTCCGACAAGGCGACCAAGTCACCCGGACGCTACGAAGAATTCGGGGATGACTTAAAAGAACGTGTCGTTCGTGCCGAACCACAAATCGACTTGTGGCTGCACCATCACGCCTTTGATGCGGTCGTCCAAGATAACAAGATCGTCTCCGTCGACGCTTTGAACACCAAGACCGGACAGGTGGTGCGAATGCTTGGCGATCGATTCGCCGACTGCACCGGCCATGGTTGGTTGGGGCAATTCGTCGGTGCCGATAGCGACATGGCACCGGGCGGCCGGATGGGGATGAGCAACATGTGGCGATGGGACGAAGTTGACCAACCGACCGAGTTCCCGGAAACGCCCTGGGCACTGGATCTCAAAATGGAAGACTTTCCCTACCCACGTGATCACCACGGCCAATGGTTCTGGGAAAGTGGCTTTGACAAAGACGCCATCGGTGACGCCGAAGGCATCCGTGACTGGAACCTACGCGCCGTCTTTGGTGCGTTCAATGCGATGAAGAATCGCGACGGGGCGAGCGACCACAAAAATGCGGTGCTGACCTGGGTAGCCTATGTCGGAGGACCTCGGGAAAGCAATCGATTGCTCGGCGACGTCATCCTGGAACAAGATGACATCGTTGCCAAACGCGAGTTCCCCGACGGTTGCGTGCCAAGCACTTGGTCGATCGACCTGCATTACCCCAAAGAGGAATTCGCGGACAAGTATCCCGACAATCCATTCATCAGCAAAGCCGTCCACGATCGTCGTGTCGATCGCATGTACGGTTATCCGGTTCCCTATCGCTGTTTTTACAGCCGAAACATCGACAACCTGTTCATGGCCGGACGCAACGTGAGCGTCACCCACGAGGCACTCGGAACGGTGCGGGTGATGAAGACCTGCGGGATGATGGGCGAAGTCGTCGGCAAGGCGGCGTCGATCTGTGCGGCAAACGATTGCTCGCCACGTGAGGTGTACGAAGATCATTTGCCGGAGCTGTTGAAAATGCTCGACTTGCCTGGCAAGGCTCGGCGTAGCACACCTTCGGCACCGATCACGATCGATCCCGGCGCGCTGCCCCGGGCATCGAAGTTTGGCCCGCCAAGTGGACTCGATCCCGCAAAACTTGACGGCATGATCGTCGACGACCGCGACGCCGAACTTCAAGGTGACTGGAAAGATGGTTCGTCCGGTCGACGGTATGTCGGTTACGGCTATCGTTATGCCGGCAACGGCAGCGGTGCGACGGCAACGTTTACATTTGTCGCCAAAGACAACGGCACGTATCGATTCGGGTTGCGAACGGCACCGTTCGACAATCGATCGACTTCGGCGCCCGTCAAGCTTCAGCACAACGATGTGGAAACCAACCACTTGGTGAACTACCAAGGCAGCGAAGACGGTGAATTCGTTTTGGTCACGACGCTAGAGCTTGAAAAAGGCGATACGGTGAAACTGATTCAGTTGACCGATGGCGTCAAAGGCCTTGTTCACCTTGACGCCGCGCAGATGCTCAAGCAGTAG
- the accD gene encoding acetyl-CoA carboxylase, carboxyltransferase subunit beta, translating to MPESTEGTTGPTKKRGVPEGLWLKCPGCGTSVYKKEVEQRLNVCPKCEHHFYVSATDRIKQVIDEGTFEPMNEHLRPTDPLEFSDRKRYADRLVGEQKRTGLTDAALTGTGMIRARRVALAVTDSAFIMGSMGSVVGERLARLIEHATTQDLPLIIISASGGGARMHEGILSLMQMAKVSAALAKYDKAGGLFISVLTNPTMGGVAASFASLGDLVFAEPKALIGFAGPRTIKATIGIELPEGFQTSEFLLEHGYIDRIVTRKNLKTEIARAIDYCGK from the coding sequence ATGCCCGAATCGACAGAAGGAACCACGGGGCCGACCAAGAAACGTGGCGTCCCGGAAGGATTGTGGTTGAAGTGCCCTGGTTGCGGGACCAGTGTTTACAAGAAGGAAGTCGAACAACGGCTGAACGTCTGTCCCAAGTGTGAGCATCACTTTTACGTTTCGGCGACCGACCGAATCAAACAAGTGATCGACGAAGGCACGTTCGAACCGATGAACGAACACTTGCGGCCGACCGATCCGCTGGAGTTTTCCGACCGCAAACGTTACGCCGACCGCTTGGTAGGCGAGCAAAAACGCACGGGATTGACCGACGCGGCACTGACCGGAACCGGCATGATCCGTGCCCGTCGGGTGGCGTTGGCGGTGACCGACAGCGCTTTCATCATGGGCAGCATGGGATCGGTCGTCGGCGAGCGACTGGCCCGACTGATCGAACATGCGACGACCCAAGATTTACCGCTGATCATCATCAGTGCCAGCGGTGGTGGTGCCCGGATGCACGAAGGGATCCTTTCGTTGATGCAGATGGCCAAGGTCAGCGCGGCGCTTGCCAAGTACGACAAGGCGGGCGGGTTGTTTATCAGCGTCCTGACCAATCCGACGATGGGTGGCGTCGCGGCTAGTTTCGCGTCACTGGGAGACTTGGTGTTTGCCGAACCGAAAGCCCTGATCGGATTTGCCGGTCCGCGGACGATCAAGGCAACGATCGGGATCGAACTGCCCGAAGGCTTTCAGACCAGTGAGTTTTTGCTCGAGCACGGCTACATCGATCGCATCGTGACTCGCAAGAACCTCAAAACTGAAATCGCCCGCGCGATCGATTACTGCGGTAAGTAG
- a CDS encoding serine/threonine protein kinase: MGIFDSVKSMLGGSGKSGGGGRIDLKERFALERTAVTGTMAKFFAAKDLHNDGRIVGVKVLDPEKVEAFEARFRHLKKPSEGEIAMKMRHRNVVETYEVGVSTTGNPVLIMEYIAGPSMQNIIVKKQEEHVEGRRLELIQSMAEALRYVHSMEFIHRDICPRNFILTPDREDVKLIDFGLTVPALPPYMAPGNRTGTPLYMSPEIVRRRATDKRVDLFSLGVTYYCLIAFRHPWQGEEVTGRAALHHDTSPPMPLGEACQNVNPHLSRAIMQMIEPKVDERTPTIEHFIQALSRVKEVYQDGAASPIH, encoded by the coding sequence ATGGGCATTTTTGATTCCGTCAAATCGATGCTTGGCGGCAGCGGCAAATCTGGCGGTGGCGGCCGAATCGATCTCAAGGAACGCTTCGCGCTAGAGCGAACGGCGGTCACCGGGACGATGGCAAAGTTCTTCGCGGCCAAGGACCTACACAACGACGGAAGAATCGTCGGCGTGAAGGTCTTGGACCCGGAAAAGGTCGAGGCATTTGAAGCACGCTTCCGCCATTTGAAAAAGCCTTCCGAAGGCGAAATCGCGATGAAGATGCGTCATCGCAACGTCGTCGAAACCTACGAAGTCGGCGTCTCCACCACCGGAAATCCGGTGTTAATCATGGAGTATATCGCCGGGCCGAGTATGCAGAACATCATCGTCAAGAAGCAGGAAGAGCACGTCGAAGGACGGCGTTTAGAACTGATTCAGTCGATGGCCGAAGCGCTACGGTATGTCCATTCGATGGAATTCATCCACCGCGACATCTGCCCGCGAAACTTTATCCTGACCCCGGATCGTGAAGACGTCAAACTGATCGACTTTGGCTTGACCGTCCCCGCCTTACCCCCGTACATGGCTCCGGGGAATCGCACCGGGACGCCGTTGTACATGTCACCGGAAATCGTTCGTCGAAGGGCGACCGACAAACGAGTCGACTTGTTTTCACTCGGAGTAACGTATTACTGCCTGATCGCGTTTCGGCATCCCTGGCAAGGTGAGGAAGTCACCGGCCGGGCGGCGCTCCATCATGATACGTCGCCTCCGATGCCACTCGGTGAAGCGTGCCAGAATGTGAATCCGCACCTCTCGCGGGCGATCATGCAAATGATCGAACCGAAAGTCGACGAACGCACCCCCACGATCGAGCACTTCATCCAGGCGCTCTCACGCGTCAAGGAAGTCTATCAAGACGGGGCGGCCAGCCCGATTCACTAG
- the speA gene encoding biosynthetic arginine decarboxylase, with amino-acid sequence MAPNTIASSPWSLQDAAELYGVDRWGDGYFSISPEGTVTVTPDKNPANAIDLNTIVDRLCQRGLQLPILIRFNGILRDRLHHLDDCFKTAIAENGYQNRYRCVFPIKVNQQREVVQQIIGEGSKLGFGVEAGSKPELVAAIAMSDANVPLVCNGFKDEEYMRLALSAQKLGRRVFPVIEKATEVDLALRVGAEIGVRPTLGMRVKLATRGSGRWQASGGYRSKFGLTVAEILAQLDRLISLGMADCLQLLHFHVGSQIGNIRQLKSAILEAARIYVDLKRRGAAMGYLDVGGGLGVDYDGSRSDSESSMNYTVQEYANDVVYHIQTVCDEAGIEHPQLISESGRAITAQHSVLVMETLGVTRQGNTELPGWATASDEPTATPSPAGPPEDYEQPVHDLWDAYSNLNAANMREMFHDSQVAMDLCMNLFSGGYLPLEQRVAAETLYFALCHRIRELIQQGSECPNELSHLDRMLSDIYFVNFSLFQSMPDSWAIGQQFPIMPIHRLQQEPTRHAVLGDITCDSDGKVDSFVCGQGRTKTLLLHPFEGADNPYRLGVFAVGAYQEILGDLHNLFGDTHAVHVECEGGVSKVRSIVKGDTVSEVLSYVQYEVRELIENIQDSVEESITANRIDHEQAGEITELFESALRGYTYLTAGKKIPTRNGSLGDLTVGNGDEATILAQPSSSDETQN; translated from the coding sequence ATCGCACCAAACACGATCGCGTCGTCTCCTTGGTCCCTCCAAGACGCGGCCGAGCTTTACGGGGTCGATCGTTGGGGTGATGGTTACTTTTCGATTTCGCCCGAAGGCACGGTGACGGTGACTCCGGATAAAAATCCGGCCAACGCGATCGACCTGAACACGATCGTCGACCGACTGTGTCAACGCGGATTGCAACTCCCGATCTTAATTCGGTTCAACGGGATTTTGCGAGACCGCCTGCACCACCTGGACGATTGTTTTAAGACCGCGATTGCCGAAAACGGTTACCAAAACCGCTATCGATGCGTGTTTCCGATCAAGGTCAATCAGCAGCGCGAGGTTGTCCAGCAGATCATCGGCGAAGGTTCCAAATTGGGGTTTGGCGTCGAAGCGGGTAGCAAGCCCGAACTGGTGGCAGCGATCGCGATGAGTGATGCCAATGTCCCGTTGGTTTGTAACGGATTCAAAGACGAAGAATACATGCGGTTGGCGTTGAGTGCGCAGAAGCTCGGTCGCCGTGTGTTCCCGGTGATCGAAAAGGCGACCGAAGTCGACTTGGCGCTTCGTGTCGGAGCTGAAATCGGCGTCCGGCCAACGTTAGGAATGCGCGTCAAGCTGGCGACCCGAGGCTCGGGGCGTTGGCAAGCCAGTGGCGGTTACCGCAGCAAGTTCGGACTGACGGTCGCCGAAATCCTGGCGCAGCTCGATCGTTTGATCAGCTTGGGGATGGCGGACTGTTTACAGCTTCTTCATTTTCATGTCGGCAGCCAAATCGGAAACATTCGTCAGTTGAAATCGGCAATTCTGGAAGCGGCGCGAATCTACGTCGATCTAAAGCGTCGTGGTGCCGCGATGGGCTACTTGGACGTCGGCGGTGGTCTTGGCGTCGACTACGACGGTTCACGTAGCGATTCAGAATCGAGCATGAACTACACGGTGCAAGAGTATGCCAATGACGTGGTGTACCACATTCAAACGGTTTGCGACGAAGCCGGCATCGAACACCCGCAATTGATCAGTGAAAGCGGTCGCGCGATCACCGCCCAGCACAGCGTGCTGGTGATGGAAACGCTGGGTGTGACGCGGCAAGGCAACACTGAGCTTCCGGGGTGGGCGACCGCGTCGGACGAACCGACCGCCACACCGAGTCCCGCCGGGCCGCCGGAAGACTACGAACAGCCGGTCCATGACCTTTGGGATGCGTACAGCAATCTGAACGCCGCCAACATGCGCGAGATGTTTCATGATTCGCAAGTCGCGATGGACTTGTGCATGAACCTGTTCAGCGGTGGCTACCTGCCGCTCGAACAGCGGGTCGCCGCCGAAACATTGTACTTTGCGTTGTGTCATCGCATTCGCGAACTGATTCAACAAGGAAGCGAATGCCCGAATGAGCTATCGCATCTCGATCGCATGCTCTCGGATATTTACTTCGTCAACTTTTCCCTGTTCCAATCGATGCCCGACTCGTGGGCGATCGGCCAGCAGTTTCCGATCATGCCGATTCATCGACTTCAGCAGGAGCCGACGCGTCATGCGGTGCTCGGCGACATTACCTGCGACAGCGATGGCAAGGTCGATTCATTCGTGTGTGGTCAGGGCCGGACGAAAACCCTGTTGCTGCATCCTTTTGAAGGAGCGGATAATCCGTACCGCTTGGGCGTGTTTGCCGTCGGGGCCTATCAAGAAATCCTCGGCGATCTCCATAACTTGTTTGGAGATACGCACGCCGTACATGTCGAATGCGAAGGCGGTGTGAGTAAGGTTCGTTCGATTGTTAAAGGCGACACCGTCAGCGAAGTTCTGAGCTATGTTCAATACGAAGTTCGCGAGTTGATCGAGAACATTCAAGATTCGGTCGAAGAAAGCATCACCGCGAACCGAATCGATCACGAACAAGCTGGTGAGATCACTGAATTGTTCGAGTCAGCGCTACGCGGGTACACGTATTTAACGGCGGGAAAGAAAATTCCCACACGGAACGGCTCGCTTGGTGATTTGACAGTCGGTAATGGTGACGAAGCGACCATTCTCGCTCAGCCATCGTCGTCCGACGAGACGCAGAATTAA
- a CDS encoding serine/threonine-protein kinase yields MSKFPVPSGPRRTLRSGSRLGKYRLDKRIGQGGFADVYSATDTLLGIKVALKIPSAQWVTEDLVDEFRREVRLSLRLEHPHILPIRDASFIDDHLVVVTPLADRTLDDRLKKRLRFESAFEYASQLLDAVAFAHEEGVIHCDIKPENIFLFADDTLKLGDFGIAKVAQKTIHGSGTGTLGYMAPEQAMGKPSRRSDVFSIGLIIYRMFSGKWPEYPFEWPLPNAATLRRRVHRDAIDIIRKSLQVSPRERYADAGKMAQAWEKSRLKAFRYLNRQRAKT; encoded by the coding sequence ATGAGCAAATTCCCTGTTCCATCCGGGCCCCGTCGAACGCTGCGAAGCGGTAGTCGACTTGGCAAGTATCGCTTGGACAAGCGGATCGGACAGGGCGGATTTGCGGACGTTTACTCCGCGACTGATACGTTACTTGGGATCAAGGTGGCGTTGAAGATTCCCAGTGCCCAGTGGGTCACCGAGGATTTAGTCGATGAGTTCCGCCGTGAAGTTCGGCTGTCATTGCGATTGGAACATCCGCACATCCTGCCGATCCGTGATGCCAGTTTTATCGATGATCATCTAGTGGTCGTCACCCCGCTGGCTGATCGAACGCTGGACGATCGTTTGAAGAAACGACTGCGATTTGAGTCAGCATTTGAGTACGCTTCGCAGTTGCTCGATGCGGTGGCATTTGCGCATGAAGAAGGCGTGATCCACTGCGACATCAAGCCGGAGAATATCTTTTTGTTCGCCGACGACACGCTGAAACTGGGGGACTTTGGAATCGCAAAAGTCGCCCAAAAAACCATTCACGGGTCAGGCACGGGAACACTCGGCTACATGGCGCCCGAACAGGCGATGGGCAAGCCGTCTCGCCGAAGTGATGTGTTTTCGATCGGCCTGATCATCTATCGAATGTTTTCGGGAAAGTGGCCCGAGTATCCATTCGAGTGGCCGCTGCCCAACGCCGCGACGTTGCGGCGGCGTGTCCATCGCGATGCAATCGATATAATCCGCAAATCTCTACAGGTCAGCCCGCGCGAGCGCTACGCTGATGCCGGAAAAATGGCCCAGGCCTGGGAGAAATCACGACTGAAAGCGTTTCGGTATCTCAACCGGCAGCGAGCCAAAACGTAG
- a CDS encoding PP2C family protein-serine/threonine phosphatase, with amino-acid sequence MATIVHPTRFFRESDMHQPELIDVAGGHIVAFSKTCPGKTEPNDDSALVISLSADRFVMAVADGVGGAPLGYKASAIAIECLAETLSESFAGAGDAVVDQLDLRPAILDGIEKANAEILDLGTGSATTLSIVEVNHRIARGYQVGDSMMLFVGGRGAIKWKSTSHSPVGYAVQAGLMDEEDAMYHDERHLVSNLVGSREMHIEIGPAINLSARDTIVVGSDGLFDNLHTNEVVQRCRIGKPGRRMEELVRLATDRMHGEDDALPGKFDDLTILLLTP; translated from the coding sequence ATGGCCACGATCGTTCACCCCACCCGTTTTTTTCGCGAAAGCGACATGCATCAGCCCGAGCTGATCGATGTCGCCGGTGGGCACATCGTAGCTTTTTCGAAAACCTGCCCCGGAAAGACCGAGCCCAACGACGACAGTGCGTTGGTGATTTCACTCTCGGCTGATCGATTCGTGATGGCGGTCGCCGATGGCGTCGGGGGGGCCCCGCTGGGTTACAAAGCGTCTGCGATCGCGATCGAGTGCTTGGCAGAAACGTTAAGCGAATCGTTCGCCGGAGCGGGAGACGCGGTCGTCGATCAATTGGACCTGCGTCCCGCCATCCTTGACGGAATCGAAAAGGCGAATGCGGAGATCCTGGATTTAGGAACAGGTTCGGCCACCACGCTATCGATTGTCGAAGTCAACCACCGCATCGCACGTGGCTATCAAGTCGGTGATTCGATGATGCTGTTTGTCGGCGGTCGCGGGGCAATCAAATGGAAGTCAACGTCGCATTCCCCCGTCGGCTATGCCGTTCAGGCAGGCTTGATGGATGAAGAAGACGCGATGTATCACGACGAGCGGCATCTGGTTTCCAACCTCGTCGGTTCTCGCGAGATGCACATCGAAATCGGTCCGGCGATCAACCTCTCTGCCCGCGACACGATCGTCGTCGGTAGCGATGGTCTATTCGATAATTTGCATACCAACGAAGTCGTCCAGCGTTGCCGGATCGGAAAGCCTGGCCGGCGAATGGAAGAACTGGTCCGCTTGGCGACCGACCGGATGCACGGTGAGGACGACGCACTTCCTGGTAAGTTTGACGACTTGACCATCTTGCTGCTAACACCGTAG
- a CDS encoding reverse transcriptase family protein yields MADQSPNQASNQQPASPNPKLGWLGRIFRSLFGGPTRRPDRSSDSFAAMAQQPRPLPPRRREKVTLDLDAKAFLPIDRDELLSDAKQINLWASPWFGRRDLIPPADDPRTSLIDRGMVTEGLLTPDELTRIHEVGAEMDYYRPAELFLRHQARQAGRDAVELDRQTRAERKARKQAEAEAKRIRRRERVERRFATQIDFLGRGVSTQLHLCESDVDRLKEAGLPVIQTTTELADAMGIEIPRLRWLAFHSHVAERSHYISFRIPKKSGGTRTLSAPLPRLAAAQRWIYSQILRERPHPECVSGFVPGRSILTGAAPHVGSQTVLNLDLEDFFPSIGFARIRHAFQFIGYSPAVATVLALLCSEAPRRKVRFNGGEYYVATGPRVLPQGACTSPALSNLIAAKLDRRISGLASKLGATYTRYADDLTLSGDRDFDDKAAFAMACVRHIAEDEGFRVKLSKTRVLRQNAAQRVTGLVVNDKAGVGRKKLRLIRAILHNAEKTGLNAQNRDHHPNFRASLEGTIAFVAMSNPERAAKLRRQLDAVPD; encoded by the coding sequence ATGGCTGATCAATCGCCCAATCAAGCGTCCAATCAGCAGCCGGCGTCCCCCAACCCCAAACTGGGCTGGCTGGGACGTATCTTCCGTTCGCTTTTTGGGGGTCCGACGCGACGCCCCGACCGAAGCTCCGACTCATTTGCCGCGATGGCTCAGCAGCCGCGCCCGCTGCCACCACGCCGGCGGGAGAAGGTGACGTTGGATCTGGATGCAAAAGCATTTCTGCCGATCGATCGTGATGAATTGCTGAGTGATGCCAAGCAGATCAACTTGTGGGCCAGCCCTTGGTTCGGCCGGCGTGACTTGATCCCACCGGCCGACGATCCACGAACGAGCTTGATCGATCGTGGGATGGTCACCGAAGGCTTGCTGACGCCCGACGAGTTGACACGGATTCACGAAGTCGGTGCCGAGATGGATTACTACCGACCGGCGGAGCTTTTTCTGCGTCATCAGGCCCGACAAGCTGGTCGTGATGCCGTCGAGCTTGATCGCCAAACCAGGGCGGAACGCAAAGCCCGCAAGCAGGCGGAGGCGGAAGCCAAACGGATTCGGCGGCGCGAGCGGGTCGAGCGTCGGTTCGCGACGCAAATTGATTTCCTGGGCCGAGGCGTTTCGACTCAGCTTCATCTGTGCGAAAGCGATGTCGATCGGCTGAAGGAAGCTGGACTTCCGGTGATTCAGACCACGACCGAATTGGCCGACGCGATGGGAATCGAAATCCCACGTTTGCGATGGCTTGCTTTCCATAGTCATGTCGCCGAGCGGTCTCACTACATTTCCTTTCGAATTCCAAAGAAGTCGGGAGGGACACGAACGCTGAGTGCACCATTGCCGCGGCTGGCCGCGGCTCAGCGATGGATTTATTCTCAGATCCTTCGAGAGCGACCGCACCCGGAATGTGTTAGCGGTTTCGTTCCCGGTCGCAGTATCTTGACCGGTGCGGCACCACATGTCGGAAGCCAGACGGTTTTGAATCTCGACCTCGAGGATTTTTTTCCTTCGATCGGATTTGCACGCATTCGTCATGCGTTTCAGTTCATAGGCTATTCGCCTGCCGTGGCGACGGTACTGGCCCTGTTGTGCAGCGAAGCACCGCGCCGGAAGGTGCGGTTCAATGGCGGCGAATACTACGTCGCGACCGGGCCTCGCGTGTTGCCGCAAGGGGCATGTACCAGCCCTGCGCTGTCAAACCTGATCGCGGCGAAACTCGACCGTCGGATTAGCGGTCTGGCGAGCAAGCTGGGAGCGACCTACACGCGTTATGCCGACGACTTGACGTTGTCCGGAGATCGCGACTTTGATGACAAGGCTGCTTTCGCGATGGCTTGTGTTCGGCACATCGCCGAGGACGAAGGGTTTCGGGTCAAGCTTTCCAAAACGCGCGTACTACGTCAAAACGCAGCCCAGCGGGTGACCGGCTTGGTCGTCAACGACAAAGCCGGCGTCGGACGCAAGAAGTTGCGTTTGATCCGCGCGATTTTGCACAACGCAGAAAAAACAGGACTGAACGCACAGAACCGAGACCACCATCCCAATTTCCGAGCGTCACTGGAGGGCACGATCGCTTTTGTCGCGATGTCGAATCCCGAACGAGCCGCGAAACTTCGCCGACAGCTTGACGCAGTCCCGGATTGA
- a CDS encoding DNA integrity scanning protein DisA nucleotide-binding domain protein, which produces MANLRLTKHNIAMLESAMSLVNEISADALVLLLEGSSDWERIAELVRKKECEKPVIVAVNTVEELDGAAEAGLKPIALNKEKAPLLERLQHAILEAAADEFIKPNDELVAIYGGFTTGRLDSISHLKLDERMRRLSTRDLQSLESSVPLKVLKAVVDLAVQVGLEGREGKPCGALFVVGDTRNVIKHASESGVDPFRGYNKKARNLLDPKTQEDAKELAQLDGAFLITSDGTIERSRQMLEVLHEDLNMSKGLGSRHWAAAAITRRTKAIAIVVSQSTGTVRLYQNGYLKMQIEPMDKGIKWQEISFKPPTASGDD; this is translated from the coding sequence ATGGCAAACCTCCGGCTGACCAAACACAACATCGCGATGCTCGAATCGGCGATGTCATTGGTCAATGAAATCAGCGCAGACGCGTTGGTCTTACTGCTGGAAGGATCAAGCGATTGGGAACGAATCGCGGAATTGGTCCGCAAGAAAGAGTGTGAGAAACCGGTCATCGTCGCGGTCAACACCGTCGAAGAGCTTGACGGAGCCGCCGAAGCGGGGCTCAAGCCGATCGCGTTGAACAAAGAAAAGGCGCCGCTTTTGGAACGGCTTCAGCACGCGATCTTGGAAGCGGCCGCGGACGAATTTATTAAGCCGAACGACGAATTGGTGGCGATCTACGGCGGTTTCACCACTGGGCGGCTGGATTCGATCAGCCATCTGAAACTCGACGAGCGGATGCGTCGGCTGAGCACCCGCGATTTGCAGTCGCTCGAAAGCAGTGTCCCACTAAAAGTCCTCAAGGCGGTGGTCGACTTAGCCGTCCAAGTCGGCCTGGAGGGTCGCGAAGGCAAACCCTGCGGGGCCCTGTTTGTCGTCGGCGATACGCGCAACGTCATCAAGCATGCCAGCGAAAGTGGCGTCGACCCGTTCCGCGGCTACAACAAAAAGGCGCGCAACCTGCTTGATCCCAAAACGCAGGAAGATGCCAAAGAACTCGCCCAGCTCGACGGGGCGTTCCTGATTACCTCTGACGGAACGATCGAACGCAGTCGCCAAATGTTGGAGGTGCTGCACGAAGACTTGAACATGTCCAAGGGCCTTGGATCCCGACACTGGGCCGCCGCAGCGATTACCCGTCGGACGAAAGCGATCGCAATCGTCGTCAGCCAGTCGACAGGAACGGTCCGCCTGTATCAAAATGGCTATCTAAAGATGCAGATCGAGCCGATGGACAAGGGGATCAAGTGGCAAGAAATTTCCTTCAAGCCACCGACCGCCAGCGGCGACGATTGA